In one window of Onychomys torridus chromosome 7, mOncTor1.1, whole genome shotgun sequence DNA:
- the Cck gene encoding cholecystokinin, with the protein MKSGVCLCVLMAVLAAGALAQPVVPAEAADSAVQRAEEAPRRQLRAMLRTDGEPRARLGALLARYIQQARKAPSGRMSVLKSLQSLDPSHRISDRDYTGWMDFGRRSAEDYEYPS; encoded by the exons ATGAAGAGTGGCGTGTGTCTGTGCGTGCTGATGGCAGTCCTGGCCGCAGGCGCCCTGGCGCAGCCAGTGGTCCCGGCAGAAGCCGCGGACTCCGCGGTGCAGCGGGCGGAGGAAGCGCCCCGAAGGCAGCTGAGGGCCATGCTCAGGACCGACGGTGAGCCCCGAGCGCGCCTGGGCGCACTGCTAGCGCGATACATCCAGCAGGCCCGCAAAG CTCCTTCCGGCCGCATGTCCGTTCTTAAGAGCCTGCAGAGCCTGGACCCCAGCCACAGGATAAGTGACCGGGACTACACGGGCTGGATGGATTTTGGCCGGCGCAGTGCCGAGGACTACGAATACCCATCCTAG